Proteins from a genomic interval of Thermocladium sp. ECH_B:
- a CDS encoding pyruvate oxidoreductase subunit gamma, giving the protein MGITDILILGRGGQGGVTAARILVSAAMKEGKWGQAMPEFGAERRGAIVKSYARIGTEPVILHSAIKRADIIMILTHTILNQINIMDYAKSRETQLIINSPAPIKTPLPAHWVNANQIAEDLGLVIAGWHVVNTPMLGAFAKATGLISLQSIIDSLREFIRGNVLNQNLEAVRRAYNEAKPVIEVEAA; this is encoded by the coding sequence ATGGGTATAACGGATATATTAATCCTTGGACGGGGCGGGCAGGGAGGGGTGACCGCCGCCAGGATCCTAGTTTCAGCTGCAATGAAGGAGGGAAAATGGGGACAAGCAATGCCTGAATTCGGCGCGGAACGGCGCGGAGCCATAGTTAAGTCGTATGCCCGGATAGGGACTGAGCCCGTGATACTGCATAGCGCGATAAAGAGGGCTGATATAATAATGATCCTCACCCACACCATACTTAATCAAATCAATATAATGGATTACGCCAAATCAAGGGAAACGCAATTAATAATTAATTCCCCGGCGCCTATAAAGACGCCGCTCCCCGCTCATTGGGTTAATGCCAATCAAATAGCCGAGGATCTCGGACTAGTTATAGCTGGGTGGCATGTCGTGAATACCCCAATGCTTGGAGCATTCGCTAAGGCAACTGGACTAATCAGCCTACAATCGATAATCGACTCATTAAGGGAATTCATACGCGGCAATGTGCTTAACCAGAACCTGGAGGCAGTTAGGCGCGCCTATAATGAGGCAAAGCCAGTCATTGAGGTGGAGGCGGCCTAA